A stretch of DNA from Arctopsyche grandis isolate Sample6627 chromosome 6, ASM5162203v2, whole genome shotgun sequence:
aacatcgtaaaggatattcaagtaagtgaatgtattcaatctcaggcaatctgttcaaaaggcaatcatgtgggtaggtcagtttttaaaatatgttttaaagtataacaattaattaacgcgattgtataaaataatatcgcgctacgaaggaaggtttcatcggtcgcatcgaatttcgtattaaaagtgtaaaatcagatgtagtgtaaaattagcaaagcacgtggggaattatacttgtagccccaaagtggcttaaaccaagtacataccggtatattcatatcggtagatctttgtttcttaatgtgtgtagaaacaccctcccccccccccccttccacgataaatgtggaattatacttgtagccccaaagtggcttaaaccaagtacataccggtatattcatatcggtagatctttgtttcttaatgtgtgtagaaacaccctcctcccccccccccccttccacgataaatgtggaattatacttgtagccccaaagtggcttaaaccaagtacataccggtatattcatagcggtagatctttgtttcttaatgtgtgtagaaacaccctccccccccccccttccacgataaatgtggaattatacttgtagccccaaagtggcttaaaccaagtacataccggtatattcatatcggtagatctttgtttcttaatgtgtgtagaaacaccctcccccccccccccttccacgataaatgtggaattacacttgtagccccaaagtggattaaatcaagtacataccggcatattcatacatcggtagatctctttgtttcataatgtgtgatgaaacagtggtgatttaaaataaatcacaagacttgtagccccaaagtggtttaaatcaagcacccaccaatttagggttgtaatttcttccaaaatatgttggatagattctggtgataatagttaaagtagaatattaagattcacggttaatcattgaatattattaccttatctctacgaatagttcaattgacagctatagtagagaacaactgtatttatgagacgaaatagtgcaactttctgaaacaaatgtcaagtgctgaaaacgaggaaatagaagcttcgacttccaagtcgcataaaggtcgaaatccaactagggacgtagaacctattagagacaggtcaagctctagaatacatcagactcgaagtcagactcaatcgatagaaatattagcgaaggaaaataaagtagaagttataatgacgtcaatagaattaaggtattcaggcgcggtacaaagactaaaaggaaaaatagataaatcctccgaattagatgaaggacagtatcaaaccattaaagaagcatacgattatgtccgaaaactccattacgaatatttagataaccttacagacataccgaaagcggccaaaatagacgaagagtacgatgcaattacaataacagttaaaaatcttaaagcagcattagattgccaatcctttcaagatagtaaactaaaggtagagcaagcaacaattaaatttgctagagataagttaccgacgttaaccattcccacatttcagggagatccatctgaatggcaatcgtttcaacaagcttttaagaatataataggaaacaaaacggaatattcgaatgtcacgaaattgcaatatttgcatcaatccttaatcggtcccgctttggcagctgtatcaggtttagatattagctcagacaattacgaaatagcttggagtattttagacaagcaatataatttaccaagacttaatctcaaaactaggattaattcactttgtgacttaaaattaatcacaagagaatcacatatcgaattgagaaatctattgaatcaggtaacagtgtgtattaaaaacattgaatcgttgggttacgcgagagaaattttagatccatgggtaacatgtttagttctaaggaaattaccttttaatatagtaagagactgggaaatatcgctggttagcagagaaatgccaccatatgaaagtttagagacattcttgcagaatagatgtaatgtattacaatctactgcatctgtaactacggtgaaggaattccctcatagtcgtcaaagaatcatgagaactcatgtcgcgaacaaaaacccatcaagtaaggtaaacgcatgcgcattctgtcgaaataatcatttcataggcaaatgtgataaattcaaagcaaaatccagtatggaaagaaatgaattcgttaaatctaataacatgtgttttaaatgtttaaattcatcgcataagataacaaattgcaagtctaactataattgcttaaggtgcaaacaaaaccatcacactttgttgcatcaggacgatacatttagttccaataatacgggaaggaagtcaattaatgctcattctactcatttctctcaaagggagataattttaccgacggtacaagtagacattataacgtccaatggaacggtcgttaagggtcgcacattattagattccggctcacaagtcaactatgttaccacatctttcgctaagaagaataacttcaaattagagaaaatctctcaaaaaattgtaggtatcgctaatcaagaaagtagcattcgtcacatcaccaaggtgaccataaggtcttcaaccactaattactcaaccaaagtgttgtgtttggtattaccagaaattactggcgaaattccaactgtgaaactggatcaacagttaatttcaataccagcgggaatcaagttatcagatcccctttggaataaaccgacgccaatcgatttcttgctcggcgccgagatttgcgttcatgctatgaaagcaggaaccatccagttaggaaaaggtatgcctatcttaaaggataccgaattcggatggacaatagttggtccatatcccgaagtaaataatgctccagggaagagccacataggcttaagtcaattagacagtcacattcaaaacttttggatgatcgaccaggttcctatggtaaaacatcaatctcttgaggagaaaagatgtgaggaacatttccaagcacacacatcacgagataaaaacggtagattttgtgtagctttaccatataaaaattccccggtagtattaggaagttcattacacattgcggagaaaagacacaaaactttggaaagacgttttttagccaataataatttaaaaatggaatacaataaagttttagaagagtacataaatttaggacatatgtcagagtgtgaacctccggaggcacatgaggttcattgttatttacctcatcacgtcgtggttaaggagtctagccttaccactaaatatcgtgtagtttttgatgcgtccgcaaagacaacgtctaatatctcactaaataatattttgatggtgggacctaatgtccaatcagatttgttaagtttactactcaactttcgactccataaatacgtgattactgcggatattaagcagatgtaccgacagattcaaatagcagagaaaaataaaaatgtacaacgaatcatttggcgaacagatccccagagtaaattcaagcattacaagcttaatacagtaacattcggaactgcttcagccccatttttagctactagatgtctaaatcagttagcagaggagaatagaaacaaatatcccatcgctagtaaagtgatcgaacgtgatttttatgttgatgatttgctcacgggaactaatactattgaagctggtaaattattaaaggttcaactggaaaccatattattatcagccggtatgcccttaagcaaatggacatcgaacaactccgatataatcacggatgttaaagctgacgattgttcagattttaacttctctaacgaatcacacaaaactttaggtttattttggaaaccgcgggaagacgtttttgtatttaaggttcaaaccgaagtcgagactgaaaatataacaaaaagaaactttttatcagtaattagtcagatcttcgacccattaggactattatctccattgttaattaattataagatattaatgcaatctgtctggcaacaaaccattggttgggatgaattcattcctcagacaatcttcaaaaaatggaaagattgtcaattatccaatacagtcatgaaactttataaaattcctagattgataatactaaataatgtcattaatatacaggcacacggattttgtgacgcatccgagaaagcttatggtgcttgtatttatgtaaaatgtactgatcaattgggaaattccaaatgtcatcttgtgtgttctcgttcgagagtcgctccgctcagtttggtaactattccgcgtttagagctgtactccgctatgttattatcaaagttaatgaagtcaacaatagaccaattaacaattcatattaatgaaaaatattattggacggattcaaccgtcgcattgcattggattagaggagagtcatgtaaatggaccaccttcgttgccaatcgagtggccgaaatccaatcaatatctcaacccattgagtggtaccatgtctcctctacagacaatccagcagatttaatttctcgagggactcaaccatcagaattaaatcataattcgttatggtgggacggccctagttggttgaaattagacgaatcacgatggcctcgaagacctcctgagatcacaatagatcttccagagagaagggtagtcactaacgctacccttgtgagggaaaataattggatagataaatattctcatcttccaagactccttcgagttttatcatatgttcgtcggccactaagaaataaacaattaaacgttaaagaaaataacgaaccgtccgctttagaattaaaagatgctttaaataatttgataaggttatcgcaaatggaatcatttccattggaatatcgtttgctgagcaagggacatccaattcccagtagcagtaaattagctaaattgtcccctctattccacgagaatttaatttgtgttggaagtagacttcctctgggaacaactctatcaacgtcacccattatcttgtcaaataagcataaacttacacacatgattgtccgagatgcgcacttgaaatatattcacttgggtactcaagccttactgtcgttattgcggcagacctattggccattggccggacataatactgtcaaaggagtggtgcgttcatgtgtcatttgtttcagaaataaaccactgtcacacaatagattaatgggattactcccgcttgaacgtaccactgcgaattttcctttcagtcatgtggggatagacttcgcaggaccttttcctgtgaagagtggttgcaataagaattctaagataattaagggttacgtttgtgtctttgtgtgtttttccagtaaggcagttcacttggaacttgtcggagacttaacgagttcaaatttcttaaattgtttaagaagattcgtagccagacgtggcaggcccaatacgatatattccgacaatgctactaattttgtcggtgcaagtcgtgaactcgttaatttagtaaaattaatttacgaacgtcctcatgaggagaagctactacggtatgtagcctccgaagggattcgttggaagtttaacccgccaagggcgcctcacatgggagggctgtgggaagcagcggttaaatccatgaagattcatttaaacaaggtgttaaaggccaccaccttaaatttcgaatcattttgtacggtattgactcaaatagaagcttgcatgaattcccgtcctcttagtcccttgtcttcggatccactagaccttttacccctcacacctggacatttcttaattggcagatccttactcgctcttccaatggaggttaaatataacactaatgtccatgccaatctgcttcagatacaattgaccacagcagcattttggaaacgttggtcggcggaatatttacattctttgcagttacgacacaaatggaagaaggactcgagcaacaatctgagtgtgggtcaaatggtcctgttaaaggaggaacacatgctgccaacccgatgggtcttgggtcgagtcactaaattgtatcccggaccagatggcagagttcgagtcgtcgacgtctttactgccagcggagagtttcgtcggtccagtcatctagtggcgccattgccgattctaccacaaggaccacttgacaggaaggaagatcagcaagagggaggagaaacagcagcttcaattccgtcaacttcggtagcttagtttaacccgaagacactacccccaactcatattacttattagatgtaatcatgagtttaaatcattcaatgttaatagtagtactccgtaattcactttaattgtgttgtgtgtataatttaagctattttcattttaacattcggcagtatatatctccgaatttaatctaatcattttgtctttataatataagacttgtctcatgtcatcactcggaaggattatatccgagtttaaaataaactgtttaaatttgacagttaaaattagattcatgatttgttaatgttagtctccaagccacacttaatggagcatcttaaattatttcatgtctacttaattataacctgccgggagtcatccgcaggtcttatgtttcttgttatgaaaacataagttaactcttactgtttatagtatttatgtgaatcatagaataagtaaatattataatactgaacatttcgatgtttaacgtagagacatctataatcatagttcgccttcatttcctgcttgtaggaatgaatgaatgactttccaatttacttttaatttagcaatgtttgtgctacttgttgatgaaatcaagttaacttaggagcattacactcactaattaagtttagttgatcggtaataactgatctgtcttgacaactgtaacagtgtcaacattgtattgtctaagttaacatcaagatgaggaatgcttaagttttaaaccatatacagtccactctctcttctttaaagtaaacttatcttgtaatgcttattcacagcttcaaaggagatttcaaaaattttaatgtaaatagaaacaacattcaccagaggtatacctataagttgaaatattactgaaccaataaattgattttatcctcacactggatgaggcaaaggtttcattattcaccctctagttaattattttaagagctatgatttattgtaaacgactcgtcagtaatgctgtaactctgtagaataactgtattgttcaacagttttcctatgtgggactatgttccgacttttgtaatgacgtgtggcaaacagtcttattaactgattgtcgattggcattattgacgagttggcattagtgtcggcccaagcggaaatacgcgacggtcgacagagttcgagcagacggcgtacggacaacttgtgttccgtacgctccgctgaaccaccacgtgcaaattttacatttcaataaactacatcaaaccattatcgaagtcttttccaataCTCattactagacaccggatagtcacagtgctattcaatgttccattgttgtaaatcatttgtaaaaaaggttcggcaaacctttaacaatgcatttacaacctttgaacaatacgcggcaccttctgggtctgGTGACTACTCATTACTTTCGGtgaaaaaaacgttcggcgaacctttaacaatgcaatgaacaatacacagcaacctctgggtccgtttttttcaagacggcaccttggttatccggcttTTACTCGTAATTCTACcgattacctttattcgtaattcctaggaaatattaacgcattattgaattcgaaagcattcataaaaacatcaaaacagtcaaaaatattatattccaactgaacgtttatttatttgcgcttgaattgtattcaaatatgaattacctaaaacgccagttgtactatat
This window harbors:
- the LOC143913748 gene encoding uncharacterized protein LOC143913748, translating into MSSAENEEIEASTSKSHKGRNPTRDVEPIRDRSSSRIHQTRSQTQSIEILAKENKVEVIMTSIELRYSGAVQRLKGKIDKSSELDEGQYQTIKEAYDYVRKLHYEYLDNLTDIPKAAKIDEEYDAITITVKNLKAALDCQSFQDSKLKVEQATIKFARDKLPTLTIPTFQGDPSEWQSFQQAFKNIIGNKTEYSNVTKLQYLHQSLIGPALAAVSGLDISSDNYEIAWSILDKQYNLPRLNLKTRINSLCDLKLITRESHIELRNLLNQVTVCIKNIESLGYAREILDPWVTCLVLRKLPFNIVRDWEISLVSREMPPYESLETFLQNRCNVLQSTASVTTVKEFPHSRQRIMRTHVANKNPSSKVNACAFCRNNHFIGKCDKFKAKSSMERNEFVKSNNMCFKCLNSSHKITNCKSNYNCLRCKQNHHTLLHQDDTFSSNNTGRKSINAHSTHFSQREIILPTVQVDIITSNGTVVKGRTLLDSGSQVNYVTTSFAKKNNFKLEKISQKIVGIANQESSIRHITKVTIRSSTTNYSTKVLCLVLPEITGEIPTVKLDQQLISIPAGIKLSDPLWNKPTPIDFLLGAEICVHAMKAGTIQLGKGMPILKDTEFGWTIVGPYPEVNNAPGKSHIGLSQLDSHIQNFWMIDQVPMVKHQSLEEKRCEEHFQAHTSRDKNGRFCVALPYKNSPVVLGSSLHIAEKRHKTLERRFLANNNLKMEYNKVLEEYINLGHMSECEPPEAHEVHCYLPHHVVVKESSLTTKYRVVFDASAKTTSNISLNNILMVGPNVQSDLLSLLLNFRLHKYVITADIKQMYRQIQIAEKNKNVQRIIWRTDPQSKFKHYKLNTVTFGTASAPFLATRCLNQLAEENRNKYPIASKVIERDFYVDDLLTGTNTIEAGKLLKVQLETILLSAGMPLSKWTSNNSDIITDVKADDCSDFNFSNESHKTLGLFWKPREDVFVFKVQTEVETENITKRNFLSVISQIFDPLGLLSPLLINYKILMQSVWQQTIGWDEFIPQTIFKKWKDY